One Acutalibacter muris DNA window includes the following coding sequences:
- a CDS encoding glycosyl-4,4'-diaponeurosporenoate acyltransferase CrtO family protein, with protein sequence MPKATKLTTVLILLGAALGSPAFMRPNYTKGWYRTRPWEQKVYNALRVREWKDKMPTYSPEAFSPRLHGWEEIAVNMCCSERVHEVSALLSFVPLGASLWFGSFWVFFVTSVLGAAFDMSFAVIQRYNRMRIAKIASRPGARPH encoded by the coding sequence AGGCGACGAAGCTGACGACTGTTTTAATTCTTTTGGGCGCGGCACTGGGCAGCCCGGCTTTTATGCGCCCGAATTATACCAAAGGCTGGTACAGGACGCGGCCCTGGGAGCAGAAGGTATATAATGCCTTAAGGGTGAGGGAATGGAAGGACAAGATGCCCACCTACAGCCCCGAGGCCTTCTCTCCCCGGCTGCACGGCTGGGAGGAGATCGCCGTCAATATGTGCTGCTCCGAGCGGGTGCATGAGGTAAGCGCCCTTTTGAGCTTTGTCCCCCTTGGGGCCTCCCTTTGGTTCGGGTCATTCTGGGTGTTTTTTGTGACCTCTGTGCTGGGTGCGGCCTTTGATATGTCCTTTGCGGTCATACAACGCTATAACCGCATGAGGATAGCCAAAATAGCTTCCCGTCCCGGGGCCCGCCCTCATTGA
- a CDS encoding beta-ketoacyl-ACP synthase III, with amino-acid sequence MSFQILGTGSFLPEKVITNEELSRMVDTSDEWITKRVGVKERHVCTTESNTDMAAAAAARALESAGVSASELDLILGASVSADSISPGMASMVQNKLGAKCPAFDINAACPGFLFGLEIAAGFFSRGTVKKALVVSSERMSGLIDWTDRSTCCIFGDGAGAAVLGQGDSYLASELHTQGGNDVIDIPTGWGNSPFYQVEQNKSCVHMKGQETYKFAVTSMVNDIRSVMKQAGISGEQVSVVIPHQANLRIINEAARRLPEIAAEKFLVNIQEVGNTSSASEPILLDKAARSGLIKPGDYVVMAAFGGGLSSAACVIRW; translated from the coding sequence ATGAGCTTTCAGATACTTGGAACAGGCAGCTTCCTGCCGGAAAAGGTTATAACCAATGAGGAACTGTCCCGGATGGTGGACACCTCGGACGAGTGGATAACAAAGCGGGTAGGCGTTAAGGAGCGGCACGTGTGCACCACCGAGAGCAATACAGACATGGCGGCCGCCGCCGCCGCCCGGGCCCTGGAGTCCGCCGGGGTAAGCGCTTCGGAACTGGACCTTATCCTCGGCGCCTCTGTCAGCGCGGACAGCATCTCCCCCGGTATGGCAAGCATGGTGCAGAATAAGCTTGGGGCAAAATGCCCGGCCTTTGATATAAACGCCGCCTGCCCGGGTTTTTTATTCGGGCTGGAGATAGCTGCCGGCTTCTTCTCACGGGGCACGGTAAAAAAGGCGTTGGTGGTCAGCAGCGAACGCATGAGCGGGCTTATCGACTGGACTGACCGCTCCACCTGCTGTATCTTCGGCGACGGCGCGGGAGCGGCGGTGCTGGGGCAGGGAGACAGTTATCTGGCCTCAGAGCTGCACACCCAGGGGGGCAACGACGTTATTGACATCCCCACCGGCTGGGGCAACTCCCCCTTCTATCAGGTGGAGCAGAACAAGAGCTGCGTGCACATGAAGGGCCAGGAAACCTATAAATTCGCGGTCACCTCCATGGTGAACGATATACGCTCCGTAATGAAGCAGGCGGGCATTTCCGGCGAACAGGTTTCCGTGGTGATACCCCATCAGGCCAACCTCAGAATAATCAACGAGGCCGCAAGGCGGCTGCCGGAGATAGCCGCGGAGAAGTTTCTGGTGAACATCCAGGAGGTGGGGAACACCTCCTCGGCAAGCGAGCCCATACTACTGGATAAAGCGGCTCGCTCGGGGCTGATAAAGCCAGGTGACTATGTGGTGATGGCGGCCTTCGGCGGCGGGCTCTCCAGCGCGGCCTGCGTTATCAGGTGGTAA